The Clostridium sporogenes genome contains a region encoding:
- the der gene encoding ribosome biogenesis GTPase Der → MGKPIVAIVGRPNVGKSTLFNKLAGKRIAIVQDTPGVTRDRIYAEAEWLNYKFTMIDTGGIEPESEDIIISQMRRQAQIAIEMANVIIFLVDGKEGLAPADEEVAQMLRKSKKPVVLVVNKIDKLKDEDNAYEFYNLGIGDPVTISSSQALGLGDMLDRVVEHFKDDKSDGEEDERINIAFVGKPNVGKSSLINKLLGEERLIVSNIPGTTRDSIDSYVNTDFGEFTLIDTAGLRRKSKVKEEIERYSVIRTYASIERADVCILMIDATEGISEQDQKIIGYAHDLNKAILVIVNKWDLVEKDDKTMDKFKKELKVNLSFMAYAKYLFISAKTGQRVVKVLQTAKECYDNYTKRVKTGVLNDVISQAIMMKEPPIVGTKRLKIYYVTQIGTKPPTFVFFVNDPACIHFSYQRYLENQLRENFDFQGTGIKLEFRERKEK, encoded by the coding sequence ATGGGAAAACCTATAGTTGCAATAGTAGGAAGACCTAATGTAGGTAAATCTACACTATTCAATAAATTAGCAGGAAAAAGAATAGCTATAGTACAAGATACACCAGGAGTAACAAGGGATAGGATTTATGCAGAGGCTGAATGGCTAAATTACAAATTTACAATGATAGATACAGGTGGTATAGAACCAGAAAGCGAAGATATAATAATATCTCAAATGAGAAGACAGGCGCAAATAGCTATAGAAATGGCTAATGTAATAATATTTTTAGTAGATGGAAAAGAAGGATTAGCACCAGCAGACGAAGAAGTAGCACAAATGCTTAGAAAAAGTAAAAAACCTGTAGTACTAGTAGTAAATAAAATTGACAAACTAAAGGATGAAGATAATGCTTATGAGTTTTATAATTTGGGTATAGGAGATCCTGTAACTATATCCTCATCACAGGCGTTAGGTTTAGGTGATATGTTAGACAGAGTTGTAGAACATTTTAAAGATGATAAATCAGATGGAGAAGAGGATGAGAGAATAAATATAGCTTTTGTAGGTAAACCAAACGTAGGAAAATCCTCTCTTATAAATAAATTGCTAGGGGAAGAAAGACTTATAGTAAGTAATATTCCAGGAACTACAAGAGATTCTATAGACAGCTATGTAAATACAGATTTTGGTGAGTTTACTTTAATAGATACAGCAGGATTAAGACGTAAGAGTAAAGTGAAAGAAGAAATAGAAAGATACTCTGTAATAAGAACTTATGCATCTATAGAAAGAGCAGATGTATGTATCCTTATGATAGATGCTACAGAGGGAATATCTGAACAGGATCAAAAAATAATAGGATATGCTCATGATTTAAATAAGGCTATTTTAGTTATAGTTAATAAATGGGATTTAGTAGAAAAGGATGATAAGACTATGGATAAATTTAAAAAAGAGTTAAAAGTTAATTTATCCTTCATGGCTTATGCAAAATATTTATTTATATCTGCTAAAACAGGTCAAAGAGTTGTAAAAGTTTTACAAACTGCTAAAGAATGTTATGATAATTATACTAAGAGAGTAAAAACAGGGGTCTTAAATGATGTAATAAGTCAAGCTATTATGATGAAAGAACCTCCTATAGTAGGGACAAAAAGATTAAAAATTTACTACGTAACTCAGATAGGAACAAAACCACCAACTTTTGTTTTCTTTGTAAATGATCCAGCTTGTATACATTTCTCTTATCAAAGATATTTAGAAAATCAATTAAGAGAAAATTTTGATTTCCAGGGTACAGGAATAAAATTAGAATTTAGAGAAAGAAAAGAAAAATAA
- a CDS encoding radical SAM protein, giving the protein MKKEILKVERGSIAEELEIEKGDFLLSINNKEVKDIIDYKFLVCDEYLEVGIEKSNGELWELEIEKDYDEDLGIEFKAAILDVPQRCHNNCLFCFIDQLPKGMRKTLYFKDDDSRLSFLQGNFLTLTNMKDEDIERIINYKISPINISVHTTNPELRVELLNNRFAGNIYERMKKLAEGGIKMNCQVVLCPGLNNAEELKRTIEDLYALYPQVENLAVVPIGVTKFREGLYQFELFNKETANKELDMVEEYQNKFIKEIGKPFVRLSDEFYVIAEREIPKEQFYDGFHQLEDGVGVIRIFRNNIKNNIKKLSTKVKGSFSLITGQSAYKEILEASRIINNYNNDIDIEVIKIDNNFFGKTITVAGLITAKDIIEQTQEKNLGKYVIIPDVMLRKGYELADISEQVFLDDVTLKELSKSLKREILVCDYTGEDLIDIINKHSREE; this is encoded by the coding sequence ATGAAAAAGGAAATACTAAAAGTAGAAAGAGGTAGTATAGCAGAGGAACTTGAAATAGAAAAGGGAGATTTTTTACTGTCTATAAATAATAAAGAAGTTAAAGACATTATTGACTATAAATTTTTAGTTTGTGATGAATACTTAGAAGTTGGGATAGAAAAAAGTAATGGGGAACTTTGGGAGCTTGAAATAGAAAAGGATTATGATGAGGATTTAGGGATAGAATTTAAGGCAGCCATACTAGATGTACCTCAAAGATGCCATAATAATTGTTTGTTTTGTTTTATAGATCAACTACCAAAGGGTATGAGAAAAACTCTTTATTTTAAAGATGACGATTCAAGATTATCTTTTCTTCAAGGAAATTTCCTTACTCTTACAAATATGAAGGATGAAGACATAGAAAGAATAATAAATTATAAAATAAGTCCTATAAATATATCTGTACATACCACAAATCCAGAACTTAGGGTTGAACTTTTAAATAATAGATTTGCAGGAAACATATATGAAAGAATGAAGAAATTAGCTGAGGGTGGTATAAAAATGAATTGTCAGGTGGTTTTATGCCCCGGGCTTAATAATGCAGAAGAACTAAAAAGAACCATAGAAGATTTATATGCTCTTTATCCTCAGGTAGAGAATTTAGCAGTAGTTCCTATAGGAGTTACAAAATTTAGGGAAGGCTTATATCAGTTTGAACTTTTTAATAAGGAAACTGCTAATAAAGAATTAGATATGGTAGAAGAATATCAAAATAAATTTATAAAGGAAATAGGAAAGCCATTTGTAAGACTATCTGATGAATTTTATGTTATAGCAGAAAGGGAAATTCCTAAAGAACAATTTTATGATGGATTTCATCAATTAGAAGATGGCGTAGGTGTTATAAGGATATTTAGGAATAATATAAAAAATAATATAAAAAAACTTTCAACCAAAGTTAAGGGGAGTTTTTCACTTATAACAGGACAATCTGCTTATAAAGAAATACTAGAGGCTAGTAGAATAATAAACAATTATAATAATGACATAGATATAGAAGTTATAAAAATAGATAATAATTTTTTTGGAAAGACCATTACTGTAGCTGGACTTATAACAGCCAAGGATATAATAGAACAAACACAGGAGAAAAATTTAGGAAAGTATGTTATAATTCCAGATGTAATGCTTAGAAAAGGATATGAATTAGCAGATATATCCGAACAAGTTTTCTTAGATGATGTAACACTAAAAGAATTAAGCAAAAGTTTAAAAAGAGAAATTTTAGTATGCGATTATACAGGAGAAGACTTAATAGATATAATAAACAAACATAGCAGGGAGGAATAA
- the phoU gene encoding phosphate signaling complex protein PhoU, with protein MRKVFDKELLKLHNSILRMGSIVEKQINTCIQALVKKDEKLADEVIKNDDLVDDLEKEIEDECIVLIAKEQPLATDLRKIFTTLKIVTDLERMADHAVDIAKIAKKIKDEEYVKPLIKIPKMADLVQNMIKESLDCYVNENKEGAYEACTLDDQIDYIYKTAFKESIDTMIERKESINQLTQFLFICKYLERIADHATNICEWTIYLITGEHIDMNE; from the coding sequence TTGAGAAAGGTATTTGATAAAGAACTTTTAAAGCTTCATAATAGTATATTAAGAATGGGCAGTATTGTAGAAAAACAAATAAATACATGTATTCAGGCATTAGTAAAAAAAGATGAAAAATTAGCAGACGAAGTTATAAAAAATGATGATTTAGTAGATGATCTAGAAAAAGAAATAGAAGATGAATGTATAGTTCTTATAGCAAAAGAACAGCCTTTAGCTACAGATTTAAGAAAAATATTTACTACGCTAAAAATTGTTACGGATTTAGAAAGAATGGCAGATCATGCAGTGGATATAGCTAAAATAGCAAAAAAAATAAAAGATGAAGAGTATGTTAAGCCTTTAATAAAAATACCTAAAATGGCAGATTTAGTTCAAAATATGATAAAAGAATCTTTGGATTGTTATGTGAATGAAAATAAAGAAGGAGCTTATGAGGCTTGTACTTTAGATGATCAAATAGATTATATCTATAAAACTGCTTTTAAAGAGTCTATAGATACAATGATAGAAAGAAAAGAAAGTATAAATCAACTTACACAATTTTTATTTATTTGTAAATATTTAGAAAGAATAGCGGATCATGCCACTAATATATGTGAATGGACTATTTATTTAATAACAGGAGAACATATAGATATGAATGAATAA
- the pstB gene encoding phosphate ABC transporter ATP-binding protein PstB: protein MAIIKTEELNLYYGNVKALKNINIDIEKNKVTALIGPSGCGKSTFLRTLNRMNDLIDSVKIEGSVYYEEKDIYKDYDVIDLRKKIGMVFQNPNPFPMSIYDNIAYGPRIHGIKTKEKLDEIVEKSLKGAALWEEVKDRLKKNALGLSGGQQQRLCIARTLAVEPKILLMDEPTSALDPISTLKIEELMNELKNKYTVIIVTHNMQQAGRISDNTAFFLNGEIIEVGKTEELFYKPKDKRTEDYITGRFG, encoded by the coding sequence ATGGCAATTATTAAAACAGAGGAGCTAAATTTATATTATGGTAATGTAAAAGCTTTAAAAAATATAAATATAGATATAGAAAAAAATAAAGTTACTGCTTTAATAGGGCCTTCAGGATGTGGAAAATCCACATTTTTAAGAACTCTAAATAGAATGAATGATTTAATAGATTCTGTAAAAATAGAAGGTAGCGTATATTATGAGGAAAAAGATATATATAAAGACTATGATGTGATAGATCTTAGAAAGAAAATAGGAATGGTATTTCAAAATCCTAATCCTTTTCCTATGTCTATATATGATAATATAGCCTATGGCCCTAGAATTCATGGCATAAAAACTAAAGAAAAGTTAGATGAAATAGTAGAAAAAAGTTTAAAAGGAGCAGCCCTTTGGGAAGAGGTAAAGGATAGGCTTAAAAAAAATGCATTGGGGCTATCAGGAGGACAACAGCAAAGACTTTGTATAGCTAGAACATTAGCTGTAGAACCAAAAATATTGTTAATGGATGAACCAACTTCAGCACTAGACCCTATATCTACTCTTAAAATAGAAGAACTTATGAATGAGCTTAAAAATAAATATACGGTAATAATAGTAACACATAATATGCAACAAGCAGGAAGAATATCTGATAACACAGCATTTTTCTTAAATGGAGAGATAATAGAAGTAGGGAAAACTGAAGAATTATTTTATAAACCAAAAGATAAAAGGACGGAGGATTATATAACAGGTAGATTTGGTTAG
- the pstA gene encoding phosphate ABC transporter permease PstA: MNSKLIDKIWTAILYFISALIVLLLLVLLGYILIKGVGTLNLEFLFSDPKIGEAGGGIGPQLFNSFYMLVVSLIITVPIGIGAGIYLTEYAKEGFFLNVVRVSIETMASLPSIVVGLFGFLVFVKITNWGFTLLSGALAISILNLPALTRVSENAIKEASKGIKEASLGLGATRFQTIKTVVLPSAIPQILTGIILAAGRIFGEAAALLYTAGMSAPSLNFTANITSKAFPLNLMRPAETLAVYIWKVNSEAMIPDAARVANGASAVLIIMVLLFNILARVIGKKIHKMYTGDN; the protein is encoded by the coding sequence ATGAATTCTAAATTAATAGATAAAATTTGGACGGCTATATTATATTTTATTTCCGCATTGATAGTTTTATTGTTATTAGTACTTTTAGGATATATATTAATAAAAGGCGTAGGCACACTAAATTTAGAATTTTTGTTTTCAGATCCTAAAATAGGAGAAGCAGGAGGGGGAATAGGGCCTCAATTATTTAACTCTTTTTATATGCTTGTAGTATCTTTAATAATTACAGTGCCTATAGGGATAGGAGCTGGAATATACCTTACGGAGTATGCTAAAGAAGGGTTCTTTTTAAATGTGGTTAGAGTTTCTATAGAAACTATGGCTTCTCTTCCTTCTATAGTAGTTGGATTGTTTGGCTTTTTAGTTTTTGTAAAAATCACTAACTGGGGTTTTACTCTTTTATCAGGAGCATTGGCTATATCCATATTAAATTTGCCAGCTTTAACTAGGGTAAGTGAAAATGCTATAAAGGAAGCTTCTAAAGGAATAAAGGAAGCAAGTTTAGGCCTTGGAGCCACAAGATTTCAAACTATAAAAACAGTAGTACTTCCTTCAGCTATTCCTCAAATTTTAACAGGAATAATATTAGCAGCAGGAAGAATATTTGGAGAAGCAGCGGCACTTTTATATACAGCAGGAATGAGTGCCCCTAGTTTAAATTTTACAGCTAATATAACTTCAAAGGCTTTTCCGCTTAATTTAATGAGACCAGCAGAAACATTGGCAGTTTATATATGGAAAGTAAACTCAGAAGCTATGATACCTGATGCTGCTAGAGTAGCTAATGGAGCTTCAGCGGTTTTAATTATAATGGTTTTATTATTTAACATATTAGCTAGAGTAATAGGCAAAAAAATACACAAAATGTATACAGGAGATAATTAA
- the pstC gene encoding phosphate ABC transporter permease subunit PstC has product MHISNRKIYNKEITKRKLLKNLRNEYIGRGLSTICGVLIVFLTLSIIFFVALKGIVVFSKGVSLKEFLFSTNWSPDKEVPKFGALNFIAGSTFVSIGAVILSAPISIALAIFINYISPKLGEKVLKPALELFVGIPSVVYGWLGISILLPIIKRIYEGTGFSILAGIIVLSIMILPTIASISVDAIKVVPKSYLQASYGLGATRWQTISKVIVPSAKNGILTGIILGLARAFGEALAVQMVIGNSIQFPNKLLNPASTLTSVITMDMANTIGGTVWNDALWALALLLLVISFLFIISIRMIGRRRED; this is encoded by the coding sequence ATGCATATAAGCAATAGGAAGATTTACAATAAAGAAATAACTAAAAGAAAGTTATTGAAAAATTTAAGAAATGAATACATAGGAAGAGGATTATCAACCATATGTGGAGTGTTAATAGTTTTCTTGACTTTATCTATAATATTTTTTGTAGCCTTAAAAGGCATAGTAGTATTTTCAAAGGGAGTTTCATTAAAAGAGTTTTTATTTTCTACTAATTGGAGCCCAGATAAGGAGGTTCCTAAATTTGGAGCATTAAATTTTATTGCAGGATCTACTTTTGTATCTATTGGTGCAGTGATATTAAGTGCACCTATAAGTATAGCTTTAGCTATATTTATAAATTATATATCTCCTAAATTAGGAGAAAAAGTTTTAAAGCCTGCATTAGAATTATTTGTAGGCATTCCTTCAGTAGTATATGGATGGTTAGGGATAAGTATATTATTGCCAATCATAAAAAGGATATACGAAGGAACGGGTTTTAGTATTTTAGCAGGAATAATAGTTTTAAGTATAATGATATTACCAACTATAGCTAGTATTTCTGTAGATGCAATAAAAGTAGTACCTAAATCTTATTTACAAGCTTCCTATGGATTAGGAGCAACTAGATGGCAAACTATAAGTAAGGTTATAGTACCTTCAGCTAAAAATGGAATATTAACAGGTATTATATTAGGTCTTGCAAGAGCTTTTGGAGAAGCATTGGCTGTTCAGATGGTAATAGGAAACTCTATTCAGTTCCCTAATAAATTATTAAATCCAGCTTCTACATTAACAAGTGTTATTACTATGGATATGGCAAATACCATAGGAGGAACAGTATGGAACGATGCACTTTGGGCTTTAGCATTATTGCTTTTAGTAATATCTTTCCTATTCATAATATCCATTAGAATGATAGGTAGAAGGAGGGAAGATTAA
- a CDS encoding phosphate ABC transporter substrate-binding protein, with translation MKRKGLKLIISALTITMTLGILAGCGNKQENKEESKKEVISGSITALGSSALQPLVEQGAKQFMQKNPDATINVQGGGSGAGINQVVAGSVEIGNSDVTAESKLKDKNQVSSLVDHKVCAIGFGMIVNKEVKVDSLTKEQIQKIFTGEITNWKEVGGQDEKINVINRSKSSGTRSTFKDTIMEGKDEKEGLGTTQDSSGSVVKAIGQTKGSISYVAFSHLNDEVKTIKINNVEPTKENIIAKKYSFWSYEHMYTKGEPEGLTKAFLDYMISDEAKPLIERLKYIPASDIK, from the coding sequence ATGAAAAGAAAAGGACTTAAATTAATAATATCAGCTTTAACAATTACTATGACCTTAGGGATATTGGCAGGTTGTGGTAATAAACAAGAAAATAAGGAAGAAAGCAAAAAAGAAGTTATAAGTGGTAGTATAACAGCATTAGGTTCCTCAGCATTGCAGCCTTTAGTTGAACAAGGAGCTAAACAATTTATGCAAAAAAATCCAGATGCTACTATAAATGTTCAAGGAGGAGGAAGTGGAGCAGGAATAAATCAAGTAGTTGCAGGCTCTGTGGAAATAGGGAACTCTGATGTAACAGCAGAATCCAAATTAAAAGATAAAAATCAAGTTTCATCTTTAGTAGATCACAAAGTTTGTGCCATAGGATTTGGTATGATAGTTAATAAAGAAGTAAAAGTAGATTCTTTAACAAAAGAACAAATACAAAAAATATTCACAGGAGAGATTACTAACTGGAAAGAAGTTGGTGGTCAAGATGAAAAAATAAATGTTATAAATAGGTCTAAATCCTCAGGTACAAGGTCTACTTTTAAGGACACTATAATGGAAGGAAAGGATGAAAAAGAAGGCTTAGGTACAACTCAAGATTCTAGTGGAAGTGTTGTAAAAGCAATAGGACAAACGAAGGGAAGTATAAGTTATGTAGCTTTTTCACATCTTAATGATGAAGTAAAGACAATAAAAATAAATAATGTAGAGCCAACAAAGGAAAATATAATAGCTAAAAAATATTCTTTTTGGTCTTATGAACATATGTATACAAAAGGAGAACCAGAAGGATTAACAAAAGCTTTTTTAGACTATATGATTAGTGATGAAGCTAAGCCATTAATAGAAAGATTAAAATATATACCAGCTAGTGATATTAAGTAA
- the pnpS gene encoding two-component system histidine kinase PnpS, protein MKKKLTLSILIILIFTLTIVSSLFLITINNQYIESSKSRLKNNNFFIFKVIGNEDPKNIVKFIKNNYIDNDIRVTLLDHKGNVLVDSKENKEELENHNKREEIINARKNGEAYSVRYSNTRKVESLYFASKVNNDYIIRSAIDMKDIKLLEKKYSKYYISIILFSFILSFLFSSRISMAMIKPIKNLEFVTSRIARGDFDRRVIINSEDEIGRLGRTFNYMADILENSLVEVKDKQNRLEAILKSMDSGVVAIDKEFKVIMINPYAKKLFGLKRDIIGENLMDNIRDFELEKVLKNKETGYKEISILWPEKRTLRVKTTDIISKYDNIGTVAVVQDITDIKKLENMREQFVANVSHELKTPLTSIKGFSETLKYVEDKKNREKFLQIINDEADRLTRLINDILVLSNIEKQKQELIKEEINLNELIEKVYCLVKKSAEDKNIKINIVGEKVSVLIGNKDKYNQMIINLIDNAIKYTEPNGEINIGTKQDKDNIIFWVEDTGVGISKEHLDRIFERFYRVDKARSRAEGGTGLGLAIVKHIVLGINGKIEVKSEPKKGTKFIVKIPLSII, encoded by the coding sequence ATGAAAAAAAAATTAACGTTATCAATACTTATAATTTTAATATTTACATTAACAATAGTATCCTCACTGTTCTTAATAACTATTAATAATCAATATATAGAAAGCAGTAAAAGTAGGTTAAAGAATAATAATTTTTTTATATTCAAAGTAATAGGAAATGAAGACCCTAAAAACATTGTTAAATTTATAAAAAATAATTATATAGATAATGATATAAGGGTAACTTTATTAGATCATAAAGGTAATGTTTTAGTAGATTCTAAAGAAAATAAAGAAGAATTAGAAAATCATAATAAAAGAGAAGAAATAATAAATGCAAGAAAAAATGGAGAGGCTTATAGCGTAAGATATAGTAATACAAGAAAAGTAGAAAGTCTTTATTTTGCAAGTAAAGTTAATAATGATTATATTATAAGAAGTGCCATAGATATGAAAGATATAAAATTACTAGAAAAAAAATATAGTAAATACTATATTTCTATAATATTATTTTCTTTTATTCTATCTTTTTTATTTTCATCTAGAATATCAATGGCTATGATAAAACCTATAAAAAATCTTGAATTTGTGACTTCAAGAATAGCAAGGGGGGATTTTGATAGAAGAGTAATAATAAATTCAGAGGATGAAATAGGACGACTTGGAAGAACCTTTAATTATATGGCAGATATATTAGAAAATAGCTTGGTAGAAGTTAAAGATAAGCAAAATAGATTAGAGGCTATACTCAAAAGTATGGATAGTGGTGTTGTGGCTATAGATAAAGAGTTTAAAGTTATTATGATTAATCCCTATGCTAAGAAATTATTTGGGTTAAAAAGAGATATAATAGGGGAAAATCTTATGGATAATATAAGAGATTTTGAACTAGAAAAAGTATTAAAAAATAAAGAAACTGGTTATAAAGAAATAAGTATATTATGGCCAGAAAAAAGAACACTTAGGGTTAAAACTACAGATATAATAAGCAAATATGATAATATAGGTACTGTGGCAGTAGTACAGGATATAACAGATATAAAGAAACTAGAAAATATGAGGGAACAATTTGTAGCAAATGTATCTCATGAATTAAAAACCCCATTAACATCTATAAAGGGTTTTTCAGAAACTTTAAAGTATGTAGAGGATAAAAAAAATAGGGAAAAATTTTTACAAATAATAAACGATGAAGCAGATAGACTTACAAGATTAATAAATGATATATTAGTATTATCCAATATAGAGAAACAAAAACAAGAGTTAATAAAAGAGGAAATAAATTTAAATGAATTAATTGAAAAAGTATATTGTTTAGTAAAAAAATCTGCAGAGGATAAAAATATAAAAATAAATATTGTAGGAGAAAAAGTATCTGTATTAATAGGAAACAAAGATAAATATAATCAAATGATAATAAATTTAATAGATAATGCTATTAAATATACAGAGCCTAATGGTGAGATAAATATAGGTACGAAACAAGATAAAGATAATATAATATTTTGGGTAGAGGACACAGGAGTAGGTATTTCCAAAGAACATTTAGATAGAATATTTGAAAGGTTTTATAGAGTAGATAAGGCCAGATCCAGAGCGGAAGGAGGAACGGGGTTAGGTTTAGCTATAGTAAAACATATAGTTTTAGGTATTAATGGGAAAATAGAAGTAAAAAGTGAACCTAAAAAAGGTACTAAATTTATAGTGAAAATACCTTTAAGTATAATATAG
- a CDS encoding response regulator transcription factor — protein MAMEKILIVDDEEHICELIKFNLENNGYKCICALNGIDALNIVKEEKPDLVLLDLMLPGMDGYDVCKEIRKDNNTSTTSIIMITAKGEELDKVLGLELGADDYITKPFSVREMVARVKAVLRRRTTINIESKSYILGNIVVDFEKHSFTKEGKKIELTLKEFELLEVLIKNKGKVMTRDFLLDRIWGYEYIGETRTVDVHIRHLRKKIEDDDKNPKYIETIRGIGYRFNGEF, from the coding sequence ATGGCCATGGAAAAAATACTTATAGTAGACGATGAAGAACACATATGTGAATTAATAAAATTTAATTTAGAAAATAACGGCTACAAATGTATTTGTGCTTTAAATGGGATAGATGCATTGAATATAGTTAAAGAAGAAAAACCGGATTTAGTACTTTTAGATCTAATGTTACCAGGAATGGATGGGTATGATGTTTGTAAGGAAATAAGAAAAGATAATAATACATCTACTACTTCTATAATAATGATTACAGCTAAAGGGGAAGAATTAGATAAGGTTTTGGGCTTAGAATTGGGAGCGGATGATTATATAACTAAACCTTTTTCTGTTAGAGAAATGGTAGCTAGAGTAAAAGCAGTACTTAGAAGAAGAACAACTATAAATATAGAATCTAAATCATATATTTTAGGAAATATTGTTGTAGACTTTGAAAAACATTCCTTTACAAAGGAAGGAAAAAAAATAGAGCTCACACTAAAAGAGTTTGAGCTTTTAGAGGTATTAATAAAGAATAAAGGGAAGGTTATGACAAGAGATTTTTTGCTAGACAGAATATGGGGATATGAATATATTGGAGAAACTAGGACTGTAGATGTGCATATAAGGCATTTAAGAAAAAAAATAGAGGATGATGATAAAAATCCTAAGTATATTGAAACTATAAGAGGAATAGGATATAGATTCAATGGTGAATTTTAA
- the pgeF gene encoding peptidoglycan editing factor PgeF, producing the protein MNFEKINVGAYTFLKLEFKNANFIFSTGENHLNFNKNIYEGKKNLNNIKRWFSLEEVGYLNQIHSNIVRNFKDEDKEGDAIITNKFNIAVGVFTADCVPILLYDKENEVVAAVHSGWRGTYEKIVIHTINKMKENYNTKTENIIASIGPHIKECCYEVSYELINKFKEDKIYNDYNISYNRNLNLEACILVQLSNIGVKNENIVRANLCTMCSSDPKFYSYREEGDIGRQFSFVYLNKQ; encoded by the coding sequence ATGAATTTTGAAAAAATTAATGTGGGTGCATATACATTTCTAAAATTAGAATTTAAAAATGCTAATTTTATATTTTCTACTGGAGAAAATCACCTAAATTTTAATAAAAATATATATGAAGGAAAAAAAAATTTAAATAATATAAAAAGATGGTTTTCATTAGAGGAAGTAGGTTATTTAAATCAAATACACAGTAATATAGTTAGAAATTTTAAAGATGAAGATAAAGAGGGAGATGCAATAATAACTAATAAATTTAATATAGCCGTAGGGGTTTTTACAGCAGATTGTGTCCCTATACTATTATATGATAAAGAAAATGAGGTAGTAGCTGCAGTTCACAGTGGCTGGAGAGGAACTTATGAAAAGATAGTTATACACACCATAAATAAAATGAAAGAGAATTATAATACAAAAACAGAAAATATCATAGCCTCAATAGGTCCTCATATAAAAGAATGTTGTTATGAAGTTAGTTATGAGTTAATAAATAAGTTTAAAGAAGATAAAATATATAATGATTATAATATAAGTTATAACAGAAATTTAAATCTGGAAGCATGCATATTGGTACAATTAAGCAATATAGGAGTTAAAAATGAAAATATAGTTAGAGCAAATTTATGCACTATGTGTAGCTCTGATCCTAAATTTTATTCCTATAGGGAAGAGGGGGATATAGGAAGACAATTTTCCTTTGTATATTTAAATAAACAATAG
- the nrdR gene encoding transcriptional regulator NrdR yields MKCPYCAYGESKVVDSRSTEDGSSIRRRRECLKCNRRYTTYEKIETTPILVIKKNMSREYFDRNKIVNGLMKACQKRPVSRKQIEQIADEVERHISNEMLTEVNTDEIGQIIMKNLKKIDEVSYVRFASVYRQFKDINTFMEEIKNLMEKN; encoded by the coding sequence TTGAAGTGTCCCTACTGTGCATATGGAGAAAGCAAAGTGGTAGATTCAAGATCTACAGAGGATGGAAGCTCCATAAGAAGAAGAAGAGAATGTTTAAAATGTAATAGAAGATATACTACCTATGAAAAAATAGAAACTACACCTATTCTTGTTATAAAAAAAAATATGAGTAGGGAATATTTTGATAGAAATAAGATAGTAAATGGTCTTATGAAAGCTTGTCAAAAGAGACCAGTATCAAGAAAGCAAATTGAACAAATAGCAGATGAAGTAGAAAGACATATAAGCAATGAAATGCTTACAGAAGTAAATACAGATGAAATAGGACAAATAATAATGAAGAATTTAAAAAAGATAGATGAAGTATCCTATGTTAGATTTGCTTCTGTATATAGACAGTTCAAAGATATTAATACTTTTATGGAAGAGATTAAAAATCTAATGGAGAAGAATTAG